The following are encoded together in the Salvia hispanica cultivar TCC Black 2014 chromosome 6, UniMelb_Shisp_WGS_1.0, whole genome shotgun sequence genome:
- the LOC125195977 gene encoding SUN domain-containing protein 1-like — translation MSASTVSVSAHQGPVTRRRAVEKNLPTGGSDFAAAAAVIADSDARPTNAGDTAAAILRDARKTSSAQIQAKKSGAAKKATKPRWLTVVSILTKNLALVVVLLGFVQMVRWTVMNSGGDVGDSSIMSGDFEGKLSEVEKFVKKTMKAMQVQMNALDHKVEDGISSVRKEFDEKFERKEAEVDLKLKALDVRSDAFEKFMDGFESKSLLSKEDFSEFFEEFKRTRKGGKTEVNVDDIIKYAREVVLNEIEKHAADGLGMVDYALVSGGARVVKHSEPYGGKAGGSANWLLLRSRVSAEAERMIKPSFGEPGQCFALKGGSGFVEIRLRTAIVPEAVTLEHVAKSVAYDRSSAPKHCRVSGWLQTDPEIVTEKMFLLTEFTYDLQKSNAQTYKVESSASNLVDIIRLDFTSNHGSASHTCIYRLRVHGREPSHVPALETQS, via the exons ATGTCCGCCTCTACCGTTTCAGTCAGCGCTCATCAAGGGCCCGTCACTCGCCGCCGAGCGGTTGAAAAAAATCTTCCGACCGGCGGTTCCGATTTCGCCGCAGCCGCCGCAGTAATCGCCGATTCTGACGCTCGACCCACCAACGCCGGAGACACTGCCGCAGCGATTCTGAGGGATGCGAGGAAGACTTCATCCGCCCAAATCCAGGCAAAAAAGTCCGGCGCGGCCAAAAAGGCGACGAAGCCACGCTGGCTGACTGTGGTCAGCATTCTCACTAAGAATCTGGCGTTGGTGGTGGTTTTGCTTGGTTTCGTGCAGATGGTTCGGTGGACAGTGATGAATTCCGGTGGTGATGTTGGAGATTCATCGATAATGTCTGGGGATTTCGAAGGGAAGTTGTCAGAGGTGGAGAAATTTGTTAAAAAGACGATGAAGGCGATGCAAGTTCAGATGAATGCGCTAGACCACAAAGTCGAGGATGGTATTAGTTCGGTGAGGAAGGAGTTTGACGAAAAATTTGAAAGGAAGGAGGCGGAAGTTGATTTGAAGTTGAAGGCGTTGGATGTTAGGTCTGATGCTTTTGAGAAGTTTATGGATGGGTTTGAAAGTAAGAGCTTGCTATCAAAGGAAGATTTCAGTGAGTTTTTTGAGGAATTCAAAAGGACTAGGAAAGGTGGTAAGACTGAAGTTAATGTTgatgatataataaaatatgcaagGGAGGTTGTGTTGAATGAAATTGAGAAGCATGCCGCTGATGGTCTGGGAATGGTGGACTATGCACTGGTGTCTGGTGGTGCGAGGGTAGTGAAGCATTCGGAGCCATATGGTGGGAAAGCTGGTGGCAGTGCAAATTGGTTGTTGCTGCGGAGTAGGGTCAGCGCTGAAGCTGAGAGGATGATTAAGCCAAGCTTTGGAGAGCCGGGTCAATGCTTTGCTCTTAAGGGGGGGAGTGGGTTTGTTGAGATCAGGCTTAGGACTGCCATTGTACCAGAAGCCGTGACTCTCGAACATGTTGCTAAG AGTGTGGCGTACGATAGGTCCAGTGCGCCCAAGCACTGTAGAGTGTCGGGATGGCTGCAAACTGATCCAGAAATTGTTACTGAGAAGATGTTCCTCTTGACTGAATTCACTTATGACCTTCAGAAGAGCAACGCTCAAACTTACAAGGTGGAGTCATCGGCCTCTAATCTTGTCGACATTATCAGGCTTGATTTCACTTCCAACCACGGGAGTGCTTCTCATACGTGCATCTACCGGCTGAGGGTACATGGCCGTGAACCCAGCCATGTTCCAGCACTGGAAACACAATCTTGA
- the LOC125196053 gene encoding protein ZINC INDUCED FACILITATOR-LIKE 1-like isoform X2 yields MAAIDYAESLLQKDDYVEGCPGCAVDRRKQLQRGMPLKQILTVWMIVLATALTIASLYPFLYFMIRDFHVADREEDIGYYAGFVGCSYMVGRAVSSTLWGVIADRYGRKPVIIIGCASVVVFNTLFGLSVNYWMAIITRFLLGSMNGLLGPIKAYACETVRDEYQSYGLSAVSTAWGTGLVIGPALGGFLAQIPIFPALSDNLNICGSCNYRLFLDPEMQETLHTHILVSTSSGGSYDALEAATEQSDIKEMEENKASKKSLFKNWPLMSSIIVYCTFSLHDMAYSEIFSLWAESPRRLGGLGYSTEDVGSVLSVSGLGLLIFQSSLYPILEKLLGPIMISRVLGIVSIPLLTSYHYIAMLSGITLSIVLNIASLLKNVLSISIVTGLFILQNRAVDQDQRGAANGLAMTFVSTFKAVGPLGGGALFSWAETRLGADFLPGDQMVFFILNIIEAIAVLMTFKPFLVERRNS; encoded by the exons atgGCTGCCATTGATTATGCTGAGAGCTTACTGCAAAAAGATGACTACGTCGAGGGTTGCCCAGGCTGTGCGGTCGATCGCCGCAAACAATTGCAGAGAGGCATGCCTCTCAAGCAAATTCTCACCGTCTGGATGATCGTCCTCGCCACCG CTCTGACAATAGCATCTCTCTACCCGTTCCTCTATTTCATG ATAAGGGATTTTCACGTTGCAGATAGAGAAGAGGATATTGGTTATTATGCTGGTTTTGTAG GATGCTCATACATGGTTGGAAGAGCTGTGAGTTCTACATTGTGGGGAGTAATTGCTGATAGATATGGTCGGAAACCTGTCATAATTATAGGCTGTGCCTCAGT GGTTGTTTTCAACACTCTGTTTGGCCTTAGTGTGAATTATTGGATGGCCATCATCACGAGGTTTCTTCTTGGTAGTATGAATGGCTTACTTGGACCAATAAAG GCATATGCATGTGAAACGGTTCGTGATGAATACCAGTCGTATGGATTGTCAGCG GTTAGCACAGCATGGGGTACCGGATTAGTCATTGGACCAGCGTTGGGAGGCTTTCTTGCTCAG ATTCCCATATTTCCTGCCCTGTCTGATAACCTCAATATTTGCGGCAGTTGTAACTATCGCTTGTTTCTGGATCCCG AGATGCAGGAaacactacacacacacattttaGTGAGTACATCTTCTGGAGGTTCTTATGATGCTTTGGAGGCTGCAACTGAACAGTCTGACATTAAAGAGATGGAGGAAAATAAGGCTTCTAAGAAAAGCCTCTTTAAGAACTGGCCACTTATGTCATCCATTATAGTTTATTGCACTTTCTCACTCCATGATATGGCTTACTCCGAG ATATTCTCATTATGGGCCGAGAGCCCCCGAAGACTCGGAGGGCTTGGTTACTCAACTGAGGATGTTGGATCAGTTCTTTCAGTCTCAG GTTTAGGCCTTCTGATCTTCCAATCTTCCTTGTATCCGATTCTGGAGAAACTCTTGGGTCCTATCATGATTTCTCGAGTTCTAGGA ATTGTTTCAATTCCTCTCTTAACAAGTTATCATTACATAGCCATGCTTTCAGGGATCACACTATCCATAGTGTTGAATATTGCATCTCTGTTGAAGAATGTCCTATCA ATCTCCATTGTGACTGGGCTCTTTATATTACAAAATAGAGCTGTG GACCAAGACCAAAGAGGTGCAGCAAATGGTCTGGCCATGACCTTTGTGTCAACTTTCAAAGCTGTTGGTCCTTTAGGAGGAGGAGCACT GTTTTCTTGGGCAGAAACACGCCTAGGTGCCGATTTCCTTCCAGGAGATCAAATGGTTTTCTTCATCCTCAACATTATTGAGGCAATTGCAGTTTTGATGACATTCAAACCATTCTTGGTTGAACGACGAAAT
- the LOC125196053 gene encoding protein ZINC INDUCED FACILITATOR-LIKE 1-like isoform X1 has protein sequence MAAIDYAESLLQKDDYVEGCPGCAVDRRKQLQRGMPLKQILTVWMIVLATALTIASLYPFLYFMIRDFHVADREEDIGYYAGFVGCSYMVGRAVSSTLWGVIADRYGRKPVIIIGCASVVVFNTLFGLSVNYWMAIITRFLLGSMNGLLGPIKAYACETVRDEYQSYGLSAVSTAWGTGLVIGPALGGFLAQPVDKFPGIFTSDSFWARFPYFLPCLITSIFAAVVTIACFWIPETLHTHILVSTSSGGSYDALEAATEQSDIKEMEENKASKKSLFKNWPLMSSIIVYCTFSLHDMAYSEIFSLWAESPRRLGGLGYSTEDVGSVLSVSGLGLLIFQSSLYPILEKLLGPIMISRVLGIVSIPLLTSYHYIAMLSGITLSIVLNIASLLKNVLSISIVTGLFILQNRAVDQDQRGAANGLAMTFVSTFKAVGPLGGGALFSWAETRLGADFLPGDQMVFFILNIIEAIAVLMTFKPFLVERRNS, from the exons atgGCTGCCATTGATTATGCTGAGAGCTTACTGCAAAAAGATGACTACGTCGAGGGTTGCCCAGGCTGTGCGGTCGATCGCCGCAAACAATTGCAGAGAGGCATGCCTCTCAAGCAAATTCTCACCGTCTGGATGATCGTCCTCGCCACCG CTCTGACAATAGCATCTCTCTACCCGTTCCTCTATTTCATG ATAAGGGATTTTCACGTTGCAGATAGAGAAGAGGATATTGGTTATTATGCTGGTTTTGTAG GATGCTCATACATGGTTGGAAGAGCTGTGAGTTCTACATTGTGGGGAGTAATTGCTGATAGATATGGTCGGAAACCTGTCATAATTATAGGCTGTGCCTCAGT GGTTGTTTTCAACACTCTGTTTGGCCTTAGTGTGAATTATTGGATGGCCATCATCACGAGGTTTCTTCTTGGTAGTATGAATGGCTTACTTGGACCAATAAAG GCATATGCATGTGAAACGGTTCGTGATGAATACCAGTCGTATGGATTGTCAGCG GTTAGCACAGCATGGGGTACCGGATTAGTCATTGGACCAGCGTTGGGAGGCTTTCTTGCTCAG CCTGTAGACAAATTCCCTGGAATATTTACGTCAGATTCTTTTTGGGCGAG ATTCCCATATTTCCTGCCCTGTCTGATAACCTCAATATTTGCGGCAGTTGTAACTATCGCTTGTTTCTGGATCCCG GAaacactacacacacacattttaGTGAGTACATCTTCTGGAGGTTCTTATGATGCTTTGGAGGCTGCAACTGAACAGTCTGACATTAAAGAGATGGAGGAAAATAAGGCTTCTAAGAAAAGCCTCTTTAAGAACTGGCCACTTATGTCATCCATTATAGTTTATTGCACTTTCTCACTCCATGATATGGCTTACTCCGAG ATATTCTCATTATGGGCCGAGAGCCCCCGAAGACTCGGAGGGCTTGGTTACTCAACTGAGGATGTTGGATCAGTTCTTTCAGTCTCAG GTTTAGGCCTTCTGATCTTCCAATCTTCCTTGTATCCGATTCTGGAGAAACTCTTGGGTCCTATCATGATTTCTCGAGTTCTAGGA ATTGTTTCAATTCCTCTCTTAACAAGTTATCATTACATAGCCATGCTTTCAGGGATCACACTATCCATAGTGTTGAATATTGCATCTCTGTTGAAGAATGTCCTATCA ATCTCCATTGTGACTGGGCTCTTTATATTACAAAATAGAGCTGTG GACCAAGACCAAAGAGGTGCAGCAAATGGTCTGGCCATGACCTTTGTGTCAACTTTCAAAGCTGTTGGTCCTTTAGGAGGAGGAGCACT GTTTTCTTGGGCAGAAACACGCCTAGGTGCCGATTTCCTTCCAGGAGATCAAATGGTTTTCTTCATCCTCAACATTATTGAGGCAATTGCAGTTTTGATGACATTCAAACCATTCTTGGTTGAACGACGAAAT